From one Nematostella vectensis chromosome 7, jaNemVect1.1, whole genome shotgun sequence genomic stretch:
- the LOC5514893 gene encoding 2-oxoadipate dehydrogenase complex component E1 isoform X1, giving the protein MFRIPRGCLSKQNLAFRLSRYHSKTGCYGFRPKPDKTTIRAESEEAIKNQVLNSNLLRLVTAYRKHGHRKADLDPLNMRLHNLNLAELTELRLDLYGLEEADMNTTINLEGIMHLNDQKESTLKEVIGRLEKAYCGQLAVELHHLSDENEKLWLSDLVEKSTPCSMDNSRQKHIAKLLLRSEAFDNFLGRKFMTVKRYSGEGAESMMAFFDEFFLQSSKAGLNQVIMGMQHRGRLNLLTTILKYPVAQMFSKMKGNSELPPHVQATGDVLSHLTSSVDLDYGGQDPLHVTMLPNPSHLEACNPVVAGKARGRQMTLKEGDYSIDDKDARIGDKVTCLLVHGDASFAGQGIVSETLGMVNLPHYEVGGTVHLIVNNQVGFTTPADRARSSLYSSDIAKMIDCPTIHVNGNHPEEVARAAMLALEYRMKYRKDVVVDMFCYRRWGHNELDDPTFTNPAMYSVITNRQSVPTQYANKLTDNSIISHEALKEDLAAFNNMLNDELRKSDEWVSQAMHLEGRWKDMVVASSGAVTIWDTGLPLDTLQFVGAKSVEVPADFNIHSHLKKTHVNARLAKLKEGTGIDWATAEALALGSLLYQGFHARISGQDVGRGTFSHRHAMLIDQKTEEMYIPLNNLREDQTGFLEVCNSHLSEEGVLGFEYGMSIENPNHLIIWEAQFGDFFNGAQIILDTFVSSGETKWLLQSGLVMLLPHGYDGAGPEHSSCRVERFLQMTDSKEEEADGDAVNMHIVNPTTPAQYFHLLRQQMMRNFRKPLIIVAPKLLLRLPAAMSTLHDMSPGTHFMPVIGDTSMNPTEVRRVMFCSGKHYYSLLKRREKTGNTDTAIIRLEALTPFPMDAIRDEMRRYPGAQEFVWSQEEHRNMGAWTFVAPRFQNLLGVKLAYVGRRELAAPAVGIGKLHAQEEEQVLGASFPSKSGE; this is encoded by the exons ATGTTCAGAATACCTCGTGGGTGCCTGTCAAAGCAAAACTTGGCATTTAGGCTTTCCCGTTACCACTCCAAGACGGGCTGTTATGGATTCCGTCCAAAACCTGACAAAACCACGATCAGAG cagaATCTGAAGAAGCCATCAAAAACCAAGTATTAAACTCCAATTTGCTACGGCTAGTAACAGCATACAGAAAACATGGACACAGAAAAGCTGATTTAGATCCATTAAACATGAGATTACACAACCTAAACTT GGCAGAGTTAACAGAACTTAGATTGGATCTTTATGGTCTTGAGGAGGCAGATAtgaatactacaataaacctAGAAG GTATTATGCATTTGAATGATCAAAAAGAGTCAACTCTAAAAGAAGTTATAGGTCGACTAGAAAAAGCATATTGTGGTCAGTTAGCTGTTGAGCTTCATCACCTTTCG GATGAAAATGAGAAACTATGGCTATCAGATCTTGTAGAAAAGAGCACCCCTTGCTCAATGGATAACAGCAGACAAAAGCACATAGCAAAACTTCTCCTAAGATCAGAG GCATTTGATAACTTTTTAGGGAGAAAGTTCATGACTGTCAAGAGATATAGTGGGGAAGGGGCCGAGAGTATGATGGCCTTTTTTgatgaattttttttgcagtcttcAAAAG CTGGGTTAAACCAAGTAATTATGGGAATGCAGCACCGCGGCAGGCTGAACCTGCTAACAACGATCCTTAAGTACCCAGTGGCACAGATGTTCTCTAAG ATGAAAGGTAACTCTGAGCTTCCGCCCCATGTTCAAGCAACTGGTGATGTTCTCTCTCATCTCA CAAGCTCAGTGGATCTTGACTATGGCGGCCAGGACCCCCTCCATGTCACCATGCTGCCAAACCCCTCTCATCTAGAGGCATGTAACCCAGTAGTTGCTGGCAAAGCTCGTGGTCGACAGATGACACTTAAGGAAGGAGACTACTCTATTGATGATAAAGATGCAAGAATAGGTGACAAG GTGACATGTCTGCTGGTTCATGGGGATGCATCTTTTGCTGGCCAA GGTATTGTGTCAGAGACCTTGGGGATGGTGAACCTGCCCCATTATGAAGTGGGGGGTACGGTGCACCTCATCGTGAATAACCAAGTGGGCTTTACCACACCAGCGGATCGAGCAAG GTCATCTTTGTATTCAAGTGATATCGCTAAGATGATCGACTGTCCCACAATTCATGTGAATGGTAACCATCCAGAG GAGGTCGCTCGTGCTGCAATGCTTGCCCTTGAGTACAGAATGAAGTATCGTAAAGATGTCGTTGTCGACATGTTCTGCTACAGGAGATG GGGCCACAATGAGCTCGATGATCCAACGTTTACCAACCCAGCCATGTACTCGGTGATCACAAACCGCCAGAGTGTACCAACACAGTATGCCAACAAGCTCACCGATAACAGCATCATTTCACACGAG GCGTTAAAAGAAGACTTAGCTGCGTTTAACAACATGCTAAATGACGAGCTGAGGAAGTCAGACGAGTGGGTGTCTCAAGCCATGCACCTGGAAGGACGATGGAAAGACATGGTGGTGGCAAGCTCTGGAGCCGTCACCATCTGGGATACAG GTCTGCCACTGGACACATTACAATTTGTGGGCGCAAAATCAGTAGAAGTCCCTGCTGACTTCAACATCCACTCACACCTCAAGAAAACACATGTGAACGCTAGGCTTGCCAAGCTGAAAGAGGGGACTGGGATCGATTGGGCTACCGCGGAGGCCCTGGCTCTAGGAAGCTTGTTATATCAAG GTTTTCATGCTCGCATTAGCGGACAGGACGTGGGCCGAGGCACATTTAGCCACCGACATGCCATGCTGATCGACCAGAAAACCGAAGAGATGTACATCCCGCTTAATAATCTACGTGAAGACCAGACGGGTTTTCTTGAG GTGTGTAATAGTCACCTATCGGAGGAGGGTGTGCTAGGGTTTGAGTACGGCATGAGTATAGAGAATCCAAACCATCTGATCATATGGGAGGCACAGTTTGGCGACTTCTTCAATGGAGCACAGATCATCCTCGACACATTCGTCTCATCGGGAGAAA CCAAGTGGCTGTTGCAGAGTGGGTTGGTCATGCTGCTACCACATGGATATGATGGAGCGGGACCGGAACATTCGTCTTGCCGAGTCGAAAGATTTCTCCAG ATGACTGACAGCAAGGAAGAGGAAGCTGATGGTGATGCTGTCAACATGCACATCGTAAACCCAACCACACCTGCGCAGTACTTCCATCTTCTCAGGCAGCAG ATGATGCGGAACTTCAGAAAGCCTCTGATTATCGTTGCTCCAAAGCTTCTCCTGCGATTACCG GCTGCCATGTCGACGCTGCACGATATGTCCCCCGGCACTCACTTCATGCCCGTGATAGGAGATACCTCCATGAACCCCACAGAAGTGCGACGCGTCATGTTCTGCTCTGGGAAGCACTACTACTCGTTGCTTAAGAGACGGGAAAAGACTGGTAACACGGACACGGCGATTATCAGGCTAGAGGCACTCACTCCTTTCCCAATGGACGCGATCCGTGACGAGATGCGTAGATATCCTGGGGCACAAG AGTTTGTCTGGAGCCAAGAGGAACATCGTAACATGGGTGCGTGGACGTTTGTGGCGCCACGATTCCAGAACCTTCTAGGAGTCAAG CTGGCGTACGTCGGGCGTAGAGAGCTAGCCGCCCCCGCGGTGGGTATCGGGAAGTTACACGCTCAAGAAGAGGAGCAAGTCCTGGGGGCATCATTCCCTTCAAAAAGTGGCGAATGA
- the LOC5514893 gene encoding 2-oxoadipate dehydrogenase complex component E1 isoform X2, whose amino-acid sequence MFRIPRGCLSKQNLAFRLSRYHSKTGCYGFRPKPDKTTIRESEEAIKNQVLNSNLLRLVTAYRKHGHRKADLDPLNMRLHNLNLAELTELRLDLYGLEEADMNTTINLEGIMHLNDQKESTLKEVIGRLEKAYCGQLAVELHHLSDENEKLWLSDLVEKSTPCSMDNSRQKHIAKLLLRSEAFDNFLGRKFMTVKRYSGEGAESMMAFFDEFFLQSSKAGLNQVIMGMQHRGRLNLLTTILKYPVAQMFSKMKGNSELPPHVQATGDVLSHLTSSVDLDYGGQDPLHVTMLPNPSHLEACNPVVAGKARGRQMTLKEGDYSIDDKDARIGDKVTCLLVHGDASFAGQGIVSETLGMVNLPHYEVGGTVHLIVNNQVGFTTPADRARSSLYSSDIAKMIDCPTIHVNGNHPEEVARAAMLALEYRMKYRKDVVVDMFCYRRWGHNELDDPTFTNPAMYSVITNRQSVPTQYANKLTDNSIISHEALKEDLAAFNNMLNDELRKSDEWVSQAMHLEGRWKDMVVASSGAVTIWDTGLPLDTLQFVGAKSVEVPADFNIHSHLKKTHVNARLAKLKEGTGIDWATAEALALGSLLYQGFHARISGQDVGRGTFSHRHAMLIDQKTEEMYIPLNNLREDQTGFLEVCNSHLSEEGVLGFEYGMSIENPNHLIIWEAQFGDFFNGAQIILDTFVSSGETKWLLQSGLVMLLPHGYDGAGPEHSSCRVERFLQMTDSKEEEADGDAVNMHIVNPTTPAQYFHLLRQQMMRNFRKPLIIVAPKLLLRLPAAMSTLHDMSPGTHFMPVIGDTSMNPTEVRRVMFCSGKHYYSLLKRREKTGNTDTAIIRLEALTPFPMDAIRDEMRRYPGAQEFVWSQEEHRNMGAWTFVAPRFQNLLGVKLAYVGRRELAAPAVGIGKLHAQEEEQVLGASFPSKSGE is encoded by the exons ATGTTCAGAATACCTCGTGGGTGCCTGTCAAAGCAAAACTTGGCATTTAGGCTTTCCCGTTACCACTCCAAGACGGGCTGTTATGGATTCCGTCCAAAACCTGACAAAACCACGATCAGAG aATCTGAAGAAGCCATCAAAAACCAAGTATTAAACTCCAATTTGCTACGGCTAGTAACAGCATACAGAAAACATGGACACAGAAAAGCTGATTTAGATCCATTAAACATGAGATTACACAACCTAAACTT GGCAGAGTTAACAGAACTTAGATTGGATCTTTATGGTCTTGAGGAGGCAGATAtgaatactacaataaacctAGAAG GTATTATGCATTTGAATGATCAAAAAGAGTCAACTCTAAAAGAAGTTATAGGTCGACTAGAAAAAGCATATTGTGGTCAGTTAGCTGTTGAGCTTCATCACCTTTCG GATGAAAATGAGAAACTATGGCTATCAGATCTTGTAGAAAAGAGCACCCCTTGCTCAATGGATAACAGCAGACAAAAGCACATAGCAAAACTTCTCCTAAGATCAGAG GCATTTGATAACTTTTTAGGGAGAAAGTTCATGACTGTCAAGAGATATAGTGGGGAAGGGGCCGAGAGTATGATGGCCTTTTTTgatgaattttttttgcagtcttcAAAAG CTGGGTTAAACCAAGTAATTATGGGAATGCAGCACCGCGGCAGGCTGAACCTGCTAACAACGATCCTTAAGTACCCAGTGGCACAGATGTTCTCTAAG ATGAAAGGTAACTCTGAGCTTCCGCCCCATGTTCAAGCAACTGGTGATGTTCTCTCTCATCTCA CAAGCTCAGTGGATCTTGACTATGGCGGCCAGGACCCCCTCCATGTCACCATGCTGCCAAACCCCTCTCATCTAGAGGCATGTAACCCAGTAGTTGCTGGCAAAGCTCGTGGTCGACAGATGACACTTAAGGAAGGAGACTACTCTATTGATGATAAAGATGCAAGAATAGGTGACAAG GTGACATGTCTGCTGGTTCATGGGGATGCATCTTTTGCTGGCCAA GGTATTGTGTCAGAGACCTTGGGGATGGTGAACCTGCCCCATTATGAAGTGGGGGGTACGGTGCACCTCATCGTGAATAACCAAGTGGGCTTTACCACACCAGCGGATCGAGCAAG GTCATCTTTGTATTCAAGTGATATCGCTAAGATGATCGACTGTCCCACAATTCATGTGAATGGTAACCATCCAGAG GAGGTCGCTCGTGCTGCAATGCTTGCCCTTGAGTACAGAATGAAGTATCGTAAAGATGTCGTTGTCGACATGTTCTGCTACAGGAGATG GGGCCACAATGAGCTCGATGATCCAACGTTTACCAACCCAGCCATGTACTCGGTGATCACAAACCGCCAGAGTGTACCAACACAGTATGCCAACAAGCTCACCGATAACAGCATCATTTCACACGAG GCGTTAAAAGAAGACTTAGCTGCGTTTAACAACATGCTAAATGACGAGCTGAGGAAGTCAGACGAGTGGGTGTCTCAAGCCATGCACCTGGAAGGACGATGGAAAGACATGGTGGTGGCAAGCTCTGGAGCCGTCACCATCTGGGATACAG GTCTGCCACTGGACACATTACAATTTGTGGGCGCAAAATCAGTAGAAGTCCCTGCTGACTTCAACATCCACTCACACCTCAAGAAAACACATGTGAACGCTAGGCTTGCCAAGCTGAAAGAGGGGACTGGGATCGATTGGGCTACCGCGGAGGCCCTGGCTCTAGGAAGCTTGTTATATCAAG GTTTTCATGCTCGCATTAGCGGACAGGACGTGGGCCGAGGCACATTTAGCCACCGACATGCCATGCTGATCGACCAGAAAACCGAAGAGATGTACATCCCGCTTAATAATCTACGTGAAGACCAGACGGGTTTTCTTGAG GTGTGTAATAGTCACCTATCGGAGGAGGGTGTGCTAGGGTTTGAGTACGGCATGAGTATAGAGAATCCAAACCATCTGATCATATGGGAGGCACAGTTTGGCGACTTCTTCAATGGAGCACAGATCATCCTCGACACATTCGTCTCATCGGGAGAAA CCAAGTGGCTGTTGCAGAGTGGGTTGGTCATGCTGCTACCACATGGATATGATGGAGCGGGACCGGAACATTCGTCTTGCCGAGTCGAAAGATTTCTCCAG ATGACTGACAGCAAGGAAGAGGAAGCTGATGGTGATGCTGTCAACATGCACATCGTAAACCCAACCACACCTGCGCAGTACTTCCATCTTCTCAGGCAGCAG ATGATGCGGAACTTCAGAAAGCCTCTGATTATCGTTGCTCCAAAGCTTCTCCTGCGATTACCG GCTGCCATGTCGACGCTGCACGATATGTCCCCCGGCACTCACTTCATGCCCGTGATAGGAGATACCTCCATGAACCCCACAGAAGTGCGACGCGTCATGTTCTGCTCTGGGAAGCACTACTACTCGTTGCTTAAGAGACGGGAAAAGACTGGTAACACGGACACGGCGATTATCAGGCTAGAGGCACTCACTCCTTTCCCAATGGACGCGATCCGTGACGAGATGCGTAGATATCCTGGGGCACAAG AGTTTGTCTGGAGCCAAGAGGAACATCGTAACATGGGTGCGTGGACGTTTGTGGCGCCACGATTCCAGAACCTTCTAGGAGTCAAG CTGGCGTACGTCGGGCGTAGAGAGCTAGCCGCCCCCGCGGTGGGTATCGGGAAGTTACACGCTCAAGAAGAGGAGCAAGTCCTGGGGGCATCATTCCCTTCAAAAAGTGGCGAATGA
- the LOC125568281 gene encoding uncharacterized protein LOC125568281 translates to MSLSSSGASKGVTFGEAMKKRLALELEKYEGCHKGPLDIRETVSERRYGLGYTSQIKCMHCEKVNSIRNSDVRENGNRRGPKTCELDEWCILGAIHSGNGNTQMEHIFAPIGLPFLSHSAYKKVERRVGKEIESVARGSCANWLDEEKRLSQGADVVMSYDMGWQKRGHYREQRSGL, encoded by the exons ATGTCTTTATCAAGCAGTGGAG CTTCGAAAGGTGTGACATTTGGGGAGGCCATGAAGAAG CGTTTAGCGTTAGAGTTAGAAAAGTACGAGGGATGCCATAAGGGACCGCTGGATATAAGAGAGACAGTATCCGAAAGAAGATATGGGCTAGGATATACTTCACAAATCAAATGTATGCATTGCGAAAAAGTGAACTCGATCAGAAATAGTGACGTGCGTGAAAATGGTAACAGACGGGGCCCCAAAACCTGTGAGTTGGATGAGTGGTGCATTCTAGGTGCTATTCACTCGGGGAATGGAAATACGCAAATGGAGCATATCTTCGCGCCGATCGGCTTACCGTTTCTAAGCCACAGTGCATACAAGAAAGTGGAGAGAAGAGTAGGTAAGGAGATCGAGAGCGTGGCACGGGGCAGTTGCGCCAATTGGCTGGACGAGGAGAAAAGGCTTTCCCAGGGTGCCGATGTCGTCATGTCATACGACATGGGTTGGCAGAAGAGGGGACATTACAGGGAACAGCGGTCGGGGCTCTGA
- the LOC5514894 gene encoding enhancer of rudimentary homolog — MSHTILLVQPGSRPETRTYSDYESLEECMEGVCKIFEEHLKRTNPNTPSITYDISQLFDFIDELTDLSCLVSQKNRHYAPHNKDWIKEQIYIMLRKQAGK; from the exons ATG TCACACACAATTCTACTGGTACAGCCTGGCTCACGTCCAGAAACTAGGACCTACTCTGATTATGAATCGCTAGAGGAATGTATGGAAG gAGTGTGCAAGATCTTCGAAGAGCATCTCAAGCGGACAAATCCAAATACTCCCTCCATTACATATGACATTAGCCAGTTATTTGACTTCATTGATGAGCTGACTGACCTCAGCTGCTTGGTATCACAGAAGAATAGGCATTATGCTCCTCATAATAAGGATTGGATCAAGGAACAGATATATATAATG
- the LOC5514886 gene encoding lactadherin, producing MEDGRIKNHQITASSDFGPMYKAYFGRVNQVASSITVGCWHPMHYNPDEYLQVDLEKAKYITMVATQGRPLEGGSWPGYYQWTKTYAVKFSDDVTNWADYSEGGVIKIFSGNTDSETVVKHDLVEPIKARYVRFMVKSWHNEPVMRVELYGCEP from the exons ATGGAAGATGGCCGTATAAAAAATCACCAAATCACCGCTTCCAGTGACTTTGGTCCTATGTACAAGGCTTATTTCGGACGGGTCAACCAAGTAGCCAGTAGCATCACCGTCGGCTGTTGGCATCCGATGCACTATAATCCGGACGAATACTTGCAG GTGGACTTGGAAAAAGCGAAGTACATAACCATGGTTGCGACACAAGGCCGACCTCTTGAGGGGGGATCCTGGCCAGGCTATTATCAGTGGACCAAGACGTATGCCGTAAAATTCAGCGATGATGTGACCAACTGGGCCGACTACTCCGAGGGGGGAGTTATAAAG ATCTTCTCAGGAAATACCGATAGTGAAACAGTAGTAAAGCATGATTTGGTTGAGCCAATCAAAGCGAGATACGTCCGTTTCATGGTCAAGTCGTGGCACAATGAGCCTGTGATGAGGGTGGAACTCTACGGCTGCGAGCCTTAA